The Primulina huaijiensis isolate GDHJ02 unplaced genomic scaffold, ASM1229523v2 scaffold42781, whole genome shotgun sequence genome includes a region encoding these proteins:
- the LOC140969791 gene encoding zeatin O-glucosyltransferase-like, translating into MAEEAAQVSVVMVPFPAQGHLNQLMQLSCLLFKYGLQVHYIGSSIHNRQARVRVNGLNSRHVSNIHFHDIPIPAFESPSPNPDSSSKFPVQLQPAWDASLSQRQPVFEFLREIAKKSKRVIVIHDPLMALVVQDVVSIPNAESYVFNCISVFSQVAFIWDGMGKEFPFELSKELPSFEGCVSDDIMNFAALQSEPLEYRAGNIFNTCRLIEQPYLDLLTGKEIIGDRKSWAIGPIIPAMLPSRDNPPKCLEWLDQQEPNSVIYVSFGTTTSLSDEEIKELASGLEQSKQKFIWVLRDADKGDIFTGEVRGAILPKGFEERVEGFGIVVRHWAPQPEILAHPATGGFMSHCGWNSCIESVTMGVPIAAWPMHSDQPTNGFLISEILKVGIVVREWDQRGEVVKASTIENVVRRLMASEDGEEIRKRAEELGAAMRRATEEGGVSRLELDSFVAHITR; encoded by the coding sequence ATGGCGGAAGAAGCAGCTCAAGTTTCAGTAGTAATGGTGCCATTTCCAGCTCAAGGACACCTCAATCAGCTCATGCAACTCTCTTGCTTGTTGTTCAAATATGGGCTTCAGGTACACTACATCGGATCTTCCATCCACAATCGCCAGGCCAGAGTTCGTGTCAATGGATTAAATTCTCGCCATGTATCCAACATCCATTTTCATGACATCCCAATTCCAGCTTTTGAATCTCCTTCTCCAAATCCTGATTCTTCCAGCAAATTCCCTGTGCAGCTCCAACCAGCCTGGGACGCCTCGTTGAGCCAACGGCAACCTGTTTTCGAATTCCTGCGGGAAATCGCCAAGAAATCTAAGAGGGTTATAGTTATACACGACCCTCTAATGGCTCTAGTTGTCCAGGATGTTGTCTCCATACCGAATGCAGAATCCTATGTTTTCAACTGTATATCTGTCTTTAGTCAGGTAGCTTTTATCTGGGATGGAATGGGGAAAGAGTTTCCATTCGAGCTTTCAAAAGAATTACCTTCTTTTGAAGGATGTGTATCAGATGATATCATGAATTTTGCAGCTCTACAATCTGAGCCGTTGGAATATAGAGCTGGAAATATATTTAACACCTGTAGATTGATAGAACAACCTTATTTGGACCTGTTAACGGGTAAAGAGATTATCGGTGATAGAAAAAGTTGGGCAATTGGACCAATAATCCCAGCCATGTTACCTTCACGAGACAACCCACCGAAATGTTTAGAGTGGCTTGATCAACAGGAGCCAAATTCTGTCATCTATGTATCATTTGGGACCACAACTTCGCTTTCCGATGAAGAGATAAAAGAGTTGGCATCGGGATTAGAACAGAGCAAACAGAAGTTTATCTGGGTTCTAAGGGATGCGGATAAAGGAGACATATTTACTGGAGAAGTGAGGGGAGCAATACTGCCGAAAGGGTTCGAAGAGAGGGTGGAAGGGTTTGGAATCGTGGTGCGGCATTGGGCACCCCAGCCGGAAATTCTCGCTCATCCGGCGACAGGTGGATTCATGAGTCATTGTGGGTGGAATTCGTGCATTGAAAGTGTTACAATGGGTGTGCCAATAGCGGCATGGCCAATGCATTCGGACCAACCAACCAACGGTTTCCTCATAAGTGAGATATTGAAAGTGGGGATTGTTGTAAGGGAATGGGATCAACGGGGGGAAGTGGTGAAGGCTTCAACTATTGAGAATGTTGTGAGAAGATTGATGGCGTCAGAAGATGGGGAGGAGATTAGGAAGAGGGCCGAGGAATTGGGTGCTGCCATGCGACGGGCGACCGAGGAAGGAGGTGTTTCAAGACTCGAGCTCGACTCATTTGTTGCTCATATCACCAGATAG